In Chloracidobacterium sp., the following proteins share a genomic window:
- a CDS encoding DUF4388 domain-containing protein has translation MEQVLTEAPIPVTETTIESVLLDADLFVKYSSPEKAFDLLRTSLERSPRSIGLREKMREICVRQKNLNEAAKQCLALVSLYIGREDFDLAYDRLQEAKLLDPRISVAPGLEAIRRARRPDFAVNRDRSPQKVRTDVTFAGNLAYVSIFDSVQVIESSKMTGLLIIKSDLHLGNVSFNEGKIVDAECNGHNGITAFRQLIDVNSGTFEFSTADHEFPVVINVSSNTNFLLDVLTDLDNERAEKQGLRDVGTEII, from the coding sequence ATGGAACAGGTTTTGACAGAGGCCCCGATCCCAGTTACCGAGACAACGATCGAATCGGTATTGCTCGACGCCGACCTTTTTGTTAAGTACTCATCGCCAGAGAAGGCATTTGATCTGCTTCGTACATCGTTGGAACGTTCTCCCCGCTCGATCGGGCTTCGCGAGAAAATGCGCGAGATCTGCGTTAGGCAAAAGAACCTAAACGAGGCCGCCAAACAGTGTCTCGCCCTCGTGAGCCTGTATATTGGCCGCGAGGATTTTGACCTCGCCTACGACCGTTTGCAGGAGGCCAAGCTACTCGACCCGAGAATATCGGTCGCACCAGGCCTGGAGGCCATTCGCCGTGCCCGCCGCCCGGACTTCGCCGTCAACCGCGACCGGTCGCCTCAAAAGGTGCGAACGGACGTGACCTTTGCCGGCAATCTCGCATACGTCAGCATCTTCGATTCGGTGCAGGTTATCGAGAGCTCAAAGATGACGGGCCTGCTTATCATCAAATCTGACCTGCATCTCGGCAATGTTTCATTCAACGAGGGCAAGATCGTCGATGCTGAGTGTAATGGCCACAACGGAATTACCGCGTTTCGGCAGTTGATCGACGTAAACAGCGGAACATTTGAGTTCTCGACTGCCGATCACGAATTTCCGGTGGTGATCAATGTGTCGAGCAACACCAATTTTCTACTCGACGTTCTCACCGACCTAGACAATGAGCGGGCCGAGAAGCAGGGGCTTCGCGACGTTGGCACTGAGATCATTTAG